The following are encoded together in the Salvia hispanica cultivar TCC Black 2014 chromosome 6, UniMelb_Shisp_WGS_1.0, whole genome shotgun sequence genome:
- the LOC125191994 gene encoding CCR4-NOT transcription complex subunit 11-like isoform X1, with translation MLGFEDCGKLLRLLSAGEDKTVEEIVAEFNSKFPRSLHFYACSALDFLTTDPKEKLLNPTQRLIAFAIIHQAYSSQQPSSNPFISKLVGAACDDVAEKYERAFVLLLLSSTSVNGREFLKQSAADYINNFDLSSHTFPQREQLQQQYFSKVQPEPFKCLLKDNSVKNIVPDPDVPRGCDSNSSEFDPQPGVTSKIGSGNKEETIVGLLSSLSLDGLGPQWIRPLPPRLPVMDGELLWLNPDMTHELLWDYGMCADTSRGAAVKDLISKALKGPLVPVQQEQVLAELTNDPKLVYHCGLTPKKLPDLVENNPMIAVEVLIKLVNSSEIKEYFTVLVNMEMSLHSMEVVNRLTTTIELPTMFLHTYISNCISACQGIKDRYMQNRLVRLVCVFLQSLIRNKIINVNDIFIEVQAFCIEFSRIREAAGLFRLLKTLE, from the exons ATGTTGGGCTTTGAAGACTGTGGTAAGCTGCTCCGGCTGCTCAGCGCCGGCGAAGACAAGACCGTCGAAGAAATCGTGGCGGaattcaactccaaattcCCTCGCTCTCTGCATTTTTATGCCTGCTCCGCCCTCGACTTCCTCACTACTGACCCCAAG GAGAAACTTCTAAATCCAACTCAGCGGTTAATTGCGTTTGCAATCATTCATCAAGCATATTCATCACAGCAGCCTTCCTCAAACCCTTTCATTTCCAAGCTTGTTGGT GCAGCATGTGATGACGTAGCTGAAAAGTATGAAAGGGCATTTGTTCTTCTCTTGTTGAGCTCCACCAGTGTCAATGGCAGAGAG TTTCTCAAGCAATCTGCGGCAGATTACATAAATAACTTTGATCTTTCATCTCAT ACCTTTCCTCAACGTGAGCAGTTGCAGCAACAATATTTTAGCAAAGTTCAGCCAGAGCCATTTAAATGCTTGTTAAAGGACAACTCTGTGAAAAATATAGTGCCTGATCCTGATGTGCCCCGTGGATGTGATAGTAATTCATCTGA GTTTGATCCACAGCCTGGAGTTACTTCTAAAATTGGATCTGGGAATAAAGAAGAAACTATAGTCGGGTTGTTGTCCTCTCTTTCACTAGATGGATTAGGTCCACAATGGATAAGGCCGCTCCCTCCAAGGCTTCCAGTAATGGATGGAGAG CTATTGTGGCTGAACCCGGATATGACCCATGAGCTTTTATGGGACTATGGGATGTGTGCTGATACTAGTAGAGGAGCTGCTgtaaaagatttaatttcaaaagcTTTGAAGGGGCCACTTGTTCCTGTGCAACAAGAG CAAGTGCTGGCGGAGTTGACAAATGACCCGAAGCTTGTATATCACTGTGGACTAACACCCAAAAAGCTCCCG GACCTAGTGGAAAATAATCCCATGATTGCTGTCGAAGTGCTGATTAAGTTGGTGAATTCATCTGAAATTAAGGA ATATTTTACAGTTCTTGTAAATATGGAGATGAGTCTTCATTCCATGGAAGTTGTAAATAGGCTGACTACTACAATTGAACTTCCTACGATGTTCTTACACACTTATATTTCCAACTGTATAAGTGCTTGTCAGGGTATCAAG GATCGGTATATGCAGAACAGACTTGTAAGACTGGTTTGTGTTTTTCTGCAAAGTTTAATCcgaaacaaaataatcaatg TGAATGACATCTTTATCGAAGTGCAAGCGTTCTGCATCGAGTTCTCAAGGATCAGAGAAGCGGCAGGCTTATTTAGGCTTTTGAAGACCTTGGAGTAG
- the LOC125191994 gene encoding CCR4-NOT transcription complex subunit 11-like isoform X2, with protein sequence MLGFEDCGKLLRLLSAGEDKTVEEIVAEFNSKFPRSLHFYACSALDFLTTDPKEKLLNPTQRLIAFAIIHQAYSSQQPSSNPFISKLVGAACDDVAEKYERAFVLLLLSSTSVNGREFLKQSAADYINNFDLSSHTFPQREQLQQQYFSKVQPEPFKCLLKDNSVKNIVPDPDVPRGCDSNSSEFDPQPGVTSKIGSGNKEETIVGLLSSLSLDGLGPQWIRPLPPRLPVMDGELLWLNPDMTHELLWDYGMCADTSRGAAVKDLISKALKGPLVPVQQEQVLAELTNDPKLVYHCGLTPKKLPDLVENNPMIAVEVLIKLVNSSEIKEYFTVLVNMEMSLHSMEVVNRLTTTIELPTMFLHTYISNCISACQGIKVRSSYLLFPPFRGS encoded by the exons ATGTTGGGCTTTGAAGACTGTGGTAAGCTGCTCCGGCTGCTCAGCGCCGGCGAAGACAAGACCGTCGAAGAAATCGTGGCGGaattcaactccaaattcCCTCGCTCTCTGCATTTTTATGCCTGCTCCGCCCTCGACTTCCTCACTACTGACCCCAAG GAGAAACTTCTAAATCCAACTCAGCGGTTAATTGCGTTTGCAATCATTCATCAAGCATATTCATCACAGCAGCCTTCCTCAAACCCTTTCATTTCCAAGCTTGTTGGT GCAGCATGTGATGACGTAGCTGAAAAGTATGAAAGGGCATTTGTTCTTCTCTTGTTGAGCTCCACCAGTGTCAATGGCAGAGAG TTTCTCAAGCAATCTGCGGCAGATTACATAAATAACTTTGATCTTTCATCTCAT ACCTTTCCTCAACGTGAGCAGTTGCAGCAACAATATTTTAGCAAAGTTCAGCCAGAGCCATTTAAATGCTTGTTAAAGGACAACTCTGTGAAAAATATAGTGCCTGATCCTGATGTGCCCCGTGGATGTGATAGTAATTCATCTGA GTTTGATCCACAGCCTGGAGTTACTTCTAAAATTGGATCTGGGAATAAAGAAGAAACTATAGTCGGGTTGTTGTCCTCTCTTTCACTAGATGGATTAGGTCCACAATGGATAAGGCCGCTCCCTCCAAGGCTTCCAGTAATGGATGGAGAG CTATTGTGGCTGAACCCGGATATGACCCATGAGCTTTTATGGGACTATGGGATGTGTGCTGATACTAGTAGAGGAGCTGCTgtaaaagatttaatttcaaaagcTTTGAAGGGGCCACTTGTTCCTGTGCAACAAGAG CAAGTGCTGGCGGAGTTGACAAATGACCCGAAGCTTGTATATCACTGTGGACTAACACCCAAAAAGCTCCCG GACCTAGTGGAAAATAATCCCATGATTGCTGTCGAAGTGCTGATTAAGTTGGTGAATTCATCTGAAATTAAGGA ATATTTTACAGTTCTTGTAAATATGGAGATGAGTCTTCATTCCATGGAAGTTGTAAATAGGCTGACTACTACAATTGAACTTCCTACGATGTTCTTACACACTTATATTTCCAACTGTATAAGTGCTTGTCAGGGTATCAAGGTTCGTAGTTCATATCtcttattccctccgttccgcggtagttga
- the LOC125191994 gene encoding CCR4-NOT transcription complex subunit 11-like isoform X3 yields MLGFEDCGKLLRLLSAGEDKTVEEIVAEFNSKFPRSLHFYACSALDFLTTDPKEKLLNPTQRLIAFAIIHQAYSSQQPSSNPFISKLVGAACDDVAEKYERAFVLLLLSSTSVNGREFLKQSAADYINNFDLSSHTFPQREQLQQQYFSKVQPEPFKCLLKDNSVKNIVPDPDVPRGCDSNSSEFDPQPGVTSKIGSGNKEETIVGLLSSLSLDGLGPQWIRPLPPRLPVMDGELLWLNPDMTHELLWDYGMCADTSRGAAVKDLISKALKGPLVPVQQEQVLAELTNDPKLVYHCGLTPKKLPDLVENNPMIAVEVLIKLVNSSEIKEYDIAHYF; encoded by the exons ATGTTGGGCTTTGAAGACTGTGGTAAGCTGCTCCGGCTGCTCAGCGCCGGCGAAGACAAGACCGTCGAAGAAATCGTGGCGGaattcaactccaaattcCCTCGCTCTCTGCATTTTTATGCCTGCTCCGCCCTCGACTTCCTCACTACTGACCCCAAG GAGAAACTTCTAAATCCAACTCAGCGGTTAATTGCGTTTGCAATCATTCATCAAGCATATTCATCACAGCAGCCTTCCTCAAACCCTTTCATTTCCAAGCTTGTTGGT GCAGCATGTGATGACGTAGCTGAAAAGTATGAAAGGGCATTTGTTCTTCTCTTGTTGAGCTCCACCAGTGTCAATGGCAGAGAG TTTCTCAAGCAATCTGCGGCAGATTACATAAATAACTTTGATCTTTCATCTCAT ACCTTTCCTCAACGTGAGCAGTTGCAGCAACAATATTTTAGCAAAGTTCAGCCAGAGCCATTTAAATGCTTGTTAAAGGACAACTCTGTGAAAAATATAGTGCCTGATCCTGATGTGCCCCGTGGATGTGATAGTAATTCATCTGA GTTTGATCCACAGCCTGGAGTTACTTCTAAAATTGGATCTGGGAATAAAGAAGAAACTATAGTCGGGTTGTTGTCCTCTCTTTCACTAGATGGATTAGGTCCACAATGGATAAGGCCGCTCCCTCCAAGGCTTCCAGTAATGGATGGAGAG CTATTGTGGCTGAACCCGGATATGACCCATGAGCTTTTATGGGACTATGGGATGTGTGCTGATACTAGTAGAGGAGCTGCTgtaaaagatttaatttcaaaagcTTTGAAGGGGCCACTTGTTCCTGTGCAACAAGAG CAAGTGCTGGCGGAGTTGACAAATGACCCGAAGCTTGTATATCACTGTGGACTAACACCCAAAAAGCTCCCG GACCTAGTGGAAAATAATCCCATGATTGCTGTCGAAGTGCTGATTAAGTTGGTGAATTCATCTGAAATTAAGGAGTATGATATTGCTCATTACTTTTGA
- the LOC125194976 gene encoding protein FAR1-RELATED SEQUENCE 5-like, whose protein sequence is MYIPICDDALKPMIGMKFNTLVEAVDFYEHYARSVGFGIRKMSNKSVQDGMSIGYEVYQFVEYHNHLMVADEHRHFMMANRNLDPIHRRFMEDCGRCNIGPTLIFKLLNEIMGGPENVGCDIIDIRNGYRDIMSNIDGSDAQMIFDYMRSQKESSDAFYYEIEIGSHGKYCMIFAPFTGKDNHSRPVTFGAGLLSSEGRDSYSWLFGCFVRCMGVAPKLIITDQDWGIKLAGEDKLPKSLLGNEDFKKELNACVWSDLLEPDEFDIIWNDIMERYGLEDVNWFGSMFEDREFWVPAYFRNFPMGSLLGTTSMSESENSFFKNYTKPRANLVQFINFFNYAVGDQRCNTRLYY, encoded by the exons ATGTACATTCCTATTTGTGATGATGCTTTGAAGCCAATGATTGGtatgaaattcaatacattaGTAGAAGCAGTTGATTTCTATGAACATTATGCTCGTTCAGTTGGTTTTGGCATTCGTAAAATGAGCAACAAATCAGTTCAAG ATGGCATGAGCATAGGATATGAGGTTTATCAGTTTGTTGAGTATCATAATCACTTAATGGTTGCGGATGAGCATAGACATTTTATGATGGCCAATCGCAATCTGGATCCTATCCATCGGAGGTTTATGGAGGATTGTGGCAGGTGTAATATTGGTCCCACTCTCATATTCAAACTTTTGAATGAGATAATGGGTGGACCTGAAAATGTTGGATgtgatattattgatattagaAATGGTTATCGTGATATTATGTCCAATATTGATGGTTCAGATGCTCAAATGATTTTTGATTATATGCGTTCTCAAAAGGAATCATCTGATGCCTTCTattatgaaattgagataGGATCTCATGGAAA GTATTGCATGATTTTTGCTCCATTCACTGGAAAAGATAACCATTCTAGACCAGTTACATTTGGAGCTGGCTTGTTATCAAGTGAAGGTAGAGACTCCTATTCTTGGTTGTTTGGCTGTTTTGTTCGATGCATGGGGGTAGCACCCAAATTGATTATCACTGATCAAGATTGGGGGATCAAACTTGCTGGTGAAG ATAAGTTGCCCAAATCTTTACTTGGTAATGAAGATTTCAAGAAAGAGTTGAATGCATGTGTTTGGTCTGATTTGTTAGAGCCTGATGAGTTTGATATAATATGGAATGATATAATGGAACGGTATGGATTAGAAGACGTGAACTGGTTTGGATCAATGTTTGAAGATAGAGAATTTTGGGTTCCTGCttattttcgaaattttccCATGGGGTCGCTTCTTGGGACTACATCGATGTCCGAATCGGAGAATagcttttttaaaaactacacAAAGCCACGTGCAAATCTTGTACAGttcatcaatttctttaattatgcTGTGGGAGATCAAAGGTGTAACACCCGCCTTTATTATTAG